CACTCAGAAGCAATCGAGTCATAACCAGAAGATATCTTGAATACGTCAAAGAGAGTTACCTTTTCGTATAGGATTTTCTGTTTTGAAGTTGGATCTGTTACGTCGAGTTTGGGTACGTTGCCTAGTCCCTCCGGTTTGGCAATAGATATCGCATCGTAAACAGCCGCTGCATCCCTAGGAGTGCTAGATTCAACGATCATTTTCATGTTTTTTCTGAGCTTAGTAACAGAAAACGACCCCTCAGCATACGTCATCCCAGCAGCAACTGAAATGGGAGAAAGTAACATTATCGCCCCTAAGAGAGTATTTCCGCCTTGCTGCCACTCATTCATACTTATAACAGCATTTTTAATCACTTTACCGACCCCCACCTTGTCAGGACCAATTTTCCCAGCAGAAACAAGAATCCCCTGCTTAGCCCCGTAACAAAAGTGAGGAGCTACAGCGACCGCAGAAGCAAAAAAATGTTCATATCGAGTTTCTTTGAAATCAGCCGTTCTATGAACGTTTCCAGGCTTCGGATAGGCGCTGACTTCAAGGAGGATAGCGAGTTGTAAGCATTGAGAAACATGTTCAGATATTTTGAGAGGTGAAGTTGAAGACATAGATAAGCCACAATCTATTCTGGAACAAAAAGTTTTATTAATGTTGTGTAAGAAACTACACACCATTGGAAAATTCTACATAGGAAGGATCAAATGGAGCTTGCTAAAGCTAAAGTAGCAATCGTTGGAA
This genomic stretch from Candidatus Bathyarchaeota archaeon harbors:
- a CDS encoding ATP--dephospho-CoA triphosphoribosyl transferase CitG — its product is MVCSFLHNINKTFCSRIDCGLSMSSTSPLKISEHVSQCLQLAILLEVSAYPKPGNVHRTADFKETRYEHFFASAVAVAPHFCYGAKQGILVSAGKIGPDKVGVGKVIKNAVISMNEWQQGGNTLLGAIMLLSPISVAAGMTYAEGSFSVTKLRKNMKMIVESSTPRDAAAVYDAISIAKPEGLGNVPKLDVTDPTSKQKILYEKVTLFDVFKISSGYDSIASEWVNNYSITFDLGYPYFSRQLKETNDINTATVHTFLKILSQIPDTFIARKVDLAKAREVSDQAKLVLERGGLATPAGMSQFRRFDKEIRDPAHKLSPGTTADIVTAVLAVSILSGYRP